AGAAGGTAACGAAGCTCATTGATAGCTGTGGTGCTGTAGGCTATACGATTTTCCCTAATGTCGATGGAAAAGGGACGAGAGGAATACGTGAAGAGTCAATCAACATGTTAGATGTGATGCAAAATGCTATGATTATAACGGTTGTTTCGGAAGAGAATGCAATGGAAATTGTCGAGGGATTACAAGATATCTTCGAAACATATTCAGGGATTGTATACGTAACGGACACTCAGGTAGTCCGAAAGAATCATTTTGAAAAGAAATAGAAAAAAGGACTCTGCCAATGAACATGCCCCTGTCAAGTAGAC
The Desulfuribacillus stibiiarsenatis DNA segment above includes these coding regions:
- a CDS encoding P-II family nitrogen regulator, with the translated sequence MTISFFPMKKVEIVVERTQLKKVTKLIDSCGAVGYTIFPNVDGKGTRGIREESINMLDVMQNAMIITVVSEENAMEIVEGLQDIFETYSGIVYVTDTQVVRKNHFEKK